A single window of Candidatus Methylomirabilota bacterium DNA harbors:
- a CDS encoding xanthine dehydrogenase family protein subunit M: MYPAQFEYYTPGTVKEALDLLGRHKDDAKLLAGGHSLLPAMKLRLAQPKHLVDLRKIPGLSGIKEEGGALVIGAMTTHYQVESSPVVKSRCPVLAAVAAQIGDPMVRNMGTIGGSLAHADPAADYPAAIIALGAEMVAEGPKGKRTIKADDFFKGLLTTALAADEILTEVRVPAMAPKTGAAYMKFPHPASRFAVVGVAAVLSVDGGKIGKASVGVTGAGTKAVRAKGVEAAITGKGTDAASIQAAAEKAAEGVDVQADLQGSVEYKSHLLRVFAKRAMEAAAAAVK, translated from the coding sequence ATGTACCCAGCTCAGTTCGAGTACTACACGCCGGGGACGGTGAAAGAGGCGCTGGACCTGCTCGGGCGTCACAAGGACGACGCCAAGCTCCTCGCGGGCGGCCACAGCCTGCTACCGGCCATGAAGCTGCGCCTGGCCCAGCCCAAGCACCTGGTCGACCTGCGCAAGATTCCCGGGCTGTCCGGCATCAAGGAGGAAGGCGGCGCGCTGGTCATCGGCGCGATGACCACGCACTACCAGGTCGAGTCCTCGCCGGTGGTGAAGTCGAGGTGCCCGGTGCTCGCCGCGGTGGCCGCGCAGATCGGCGACCCGATGGTGCGCAACATGGGCACGATCGGCGGCAGCCTCGCGCACGCGGACCCGGCCGCGGACTACCCGGCCGCGATCATCGCGCTCGGGGCCGAGATGGTGGCGGAGGGACCGAAGGGCAAGCGGACGATCAAGGCCGACGATTTCTTCAAGGGCCTGCTCACCACCGCGCTGGCCGCCGACGAGATCCTGACCGAGGTGCGGGTGCCCGCGATGGCGCCCAAGACCGGCGCCGCCTACATGAAGTTCCCGCACCCGGCGTCGCGCTTCGCGGTGGTGGGGGTGGCCGCGGTGCTGAGCGTCGACGGCGGCAAGATCGGCAAGGCCAGCGTGGGCGTCACCGGCGCCGGCACGAAAGCGGTCCGCGCCAAGGGCGTGGAGGCGGCGATCACCGGCAAGGGCACCGACGCCGCGTCGATCCAGGCCGCCGCCGAGAAGGCGGCCGAGGGCGTGGACGTCCAGGCCGACCTGCAGGGCTCGGTCGAGTACAAGAGCCATCTGCTGCGCGTGTTCGCCAAGCGCGCGATGGAGGCGGCCGCGGCGGCCGTGAAGTAG
- a CDS encoding molybdopterin cofactor-binding domain-containing protein, translated as MATARLLGASIKRREDPRFITGKGNYTDDLKLAGMTHAVFVRSPHANAKIRKIDTTKAAKMPGVVAIFTGKDLAGVNSLPCGWLLPELKIPPHMPLAIDAARYVGDPVAIVIAESQSAASDGAEAVEVDWEVLPSVTSTEKAAAKGSPQIHEVAPGNVAFTWQIGDAAATDAAFKSAAVTVKKRIVNQRLVANPMEPRACVARYDEATGDWTLWVTSQNPHVHRLLMTAFVLGIPEHKVRVIAPDVGGGFGSKIFLYNEETVCTWATKQVKRPIRWTSSRREAFQTDAHGRDHVTDAEVALAKDGKFLGLRVKTTANLGSYLSTFAPAVPTYLYATLLNGVYEWPAIHAEVTGVFTNTTPVDAYRGAGRPEACYLLERMVDAAAAALKMDPAEIRRKNFIPKFDNGYQTKVALQYDSGNYGAAFDKLLGMLDYKKFRAEQADARGKGRLLGIGFSTYIEACSIAPSKVVGSLGAQAGLWESGKVQVHPTGKVSVFTGSHSHGQGHETTMAQIVADQLGIPMDDVEIVHGDTGRVPFGMGTYGSRSASVGGTAIVMSLNKIKEKGKKIAAHLLEANPKDMDYVGGQFVVKGAPQKAIPFGQVALTAYVPHNYPEGVEPGLEETSFYDPANFCFPFGAHACVVEVDPDTGHVKILRYLAVDDVGNVINPMIVDGMVHGGIAQGVAQALWEEAVYDADSGQLVSGSMMDYALPKADMLPFYETDRTETPTPVNPLGVKGAGETGTIASTPAVVNAVVDALSALGVDHIDAMPLTPERVWKTAQAAKSRK; from the coding sequence ATGGCGACGGCCCGGCTCCTCGGCGCGAGCATCAAGCGGCGTGAGGATCCCCGCTTCATCACCGGCAAGGGGAACTACACCGACGACCTGAAGCTGGCCGGCATGACCCACGCGGTGTTCGTGCGCAGCCCGCACGCCAACGCGAAGATCCGCAAGATCGACACCACGAAGGCCGCGAAGATGCCCGGCGTGGTCGCGATCTTCACCGGCAAGGACCTGGCCGGGGTGAACTCGCTGCCGTGCGGGTGGCTGCTGCCCGAGCTGAAGATCCCGCCCCACATGCCGCTGGCCATCGACGCGGCCCGGTACGTGGGCGACCCGGTGGCGATCGTCATCGCGGAGAGCCAGTCCGCGGCGAGCGACGGGGCGGAGGCGGTCGAGGTGGACTGGGAGGTGCTGCCCTCGGTCACCAGCACCGAGAAGGCGGCGGCCAAGGGGTCGCCCCAGATCCACGAGGTGGCGCCCGGCAACGTGGCGTTCACCTGGCAGATCGGCGACGCCGCGGCCACCGACGCCGCGTTCAAATCCGCCGCGGTCACCGTGAAGAAGCGCATCGTCAATCAGCGCCTGGTGGCCAATCCCATGGAGCCGCGGGCCTGCGTGGCCCGCTACGACGAGGCCACCGGTGACTGGACGCTGTGGGTGACCTCGCAGAACCCCCACGTGCACCGGTTGCTGATGACCGCCTTCGTGCTGGGCATTCCGGAGCACAAGGTGCGGGTGATCGCGCCGGATGTCGGCGGCGGCTTCGGCTCCAAGATCTTCCTCTACAACGAGGAGACGGTCTGCACCTGGGCCACCAAGCAGGTCAAGCGGCCGATTCGCTGGACGTCGTCGCGGCGCGAGGCCTTCCAGACCGACGCGCATGGACGCGACCACGTGACGGACGCCGAGGTCGCACTGGCCAAGGACGGGAAGTTCCTGGGGCTGCGCGTGAAGACCACCGCGAACCTGGGCTCCTACCTGTCGACATTCGCCCCCGCGGTGCCGACCTATCTCTACGCCACGCTCCTCAACGGTGTGTACGAGTGGCCGGCCATCCACGCGGAGGTGACCGGCGTCTTCACCAACACCACCCCGGTGGACGCCTACCGCGGGGCCGGCCGCCCCGAGGCGTGCTACCTGCTCGAGCGCATGGTGGACGCGGCCGCGGCCGCGCTCAAGATGGACCCGGCCGAGATCCGCCGGAAGAACTTCATCCCGAAGTTCGACAACGGCTACCAGACGAAGGTCGCGCTGCAGTACGACAGCGGCAACTACGGCGCCGCCTTCGACAAGCTGCTGGGGATGCTCGACTACAAGAAGTTCCGCGCCGAGCAGGCGGACGCGCGGGGCAAGGGCCGGCTGCTGGGCATCGGCTTCTCGACGTACATCGAGGCCTGCAGCATCGCCCCGTCCAAGGTGGTGGGATCGCTCGGCGCCCAGGCCGGGCTTTGGGAGTCCGGCAAGGTGCAGGTGCATCCGACCGGCAAGGTGAGCGTGTTCACCGGCTCGCACTCGCACGGGCAGGGGCACGAGACGACGATGGCCCAGATCGTGGCCGATCAACTCGGCATCCCGATGGACGACGTGGAGATCGTGCACGGCGACACCGGCCGGGTGCCGTTCGGCATGGGCACCTACGGCAGCCGCTCGGCCTCGGTGGGCGGCACCGCGATCGTGATGTCGCTGAACAAGATCAAGGAGAAGGGCAAGAAGATCGCCGCGCACCTGCTCGAGGCCAATCCGAAGGACATGGACTACGTGGGCGGGCAGTTCGTGGTGAAGGGGGCGCCCCAGAAGGCGATCCCCTTCGGGCAGGTCGCGCTGACCGCGTACGTGCCGCACAACTATCCGGAGGGGGTGGAGCCCGGGCTCGAGGAGACGAGCTTCTACGATCCGGCCAACTTCTGCTTCCCGTTCGGGGCGCACGCCTGCGTGGTGGAGGTGGATCCCGACACCGGCCACGTGAAGATCCTCCGCTACCTGGCCGTCGACGACGTCGGCAACGTCATCAACCCGATGATCGTCGACGGCATGGTGCACGGCGGGATCGCCCAGGGCGTGGCCCAGGCGCTCTGGGAGGAGGCGGTGTACGACGCCGACTCCGGCCAGCTGGTCAGCGGCAGCATGATGGACTACGCGCTGCCCAAGGCCGACATGCTGCCCTTCTACGAGACCGACCGCACCGAGACCCCGACTCCGGTCAACCCGCTCGGCGTGAAGGGCGCGGGCGAGACCGGGACCATCGCCTCCACGCCGGCGGTGGTCAACGCGGTGGTGGACGCGCTGTCCGCCCTCGGCGTGGATCACATCGACGCCATGCCCCTGACGCCCGAGCGGGTCTGGAAGACCGCGCAGGCCGCCAAATCCAGGAAGTGA
- the larC gene encoding nickel pincer cofactor biosynthesis protein LarC: protein MSGPPQMKIAYFDCPSGASGDMILGALVDAGASFDTLERELAGLSVAGYRLERREVMKAGFRATKVDVHLDGYEQDPGYMGRAAQGARPAHSTGHRASGHRGLEEILGILDGSRLAPAVRDMASRVFRRLAAAEARVHGTTPERVQFHDVGAVDAIVDVTGSCIGLYLLGIDAVHFSALPVGGGFIEGPHGKMPVPGPATAEMLKGFPTLDTGIRRELVTPTGAAILTTLAAGAGAMPAMRVTAVGYGAGTMELDTPNVLRLFVGEAAVTAPAETIVQVETTIDDMSPQLYEPLLERLLAAGALDAWLTPVIMKRSRPGIVLTALCEPGRVTELSRVLFEESSTIGVRWTAYQRARLDREMVRLDTMYGPVDFKVSRLEGRVVTVTPEFEEVRRIARDRGVAVREVLEQARIEGRRLLGGTP from the coding sequence ATGTCGGGGCCCCCGCAGATGAAGATCGCCTACTTCGATTGCCCGAGCGGCGCCTCGGGCGACATGATCCTCGGCGCGCTCGTCGACGCCGGCGCCTCCTTCGACACACTCGAGCGCGAGCTGGCCGGCCTCAGCGTGGCCGGCTACCGGCTGGAGCGCCGCGAGGTCATGAAGGCCGGCTTCCGGGCCACGAAGGTCGACGTGCACCTGGACGGCTACGAGCAGGACCCGGGCTACATGGGCCGGGCCGCCCAGGGCGCGCGGCCCGCGCACTCCACCGGGCATCGGGCTTCCGGGCACCGGGGGCTCGAGGAGATCCTCGGCATCCTCGACGGTAGCCGCCTGGCACCCGCGGTACGCGACATGGCCTCGCGCGTCTTCCGCCGGCTCGCCGCGGCGGAGGCCCGCGTACACGGGACGACGCCCGAGCGCGTGCAATTCCACGACGTGGGCGCCGTCGACGCCATCGTGGACGTCACCGGCTCGTGCATCGGGCTCTACCTGCTCGGCATCGACGCGGTCCACTTCAGCGCGTTGCCGGTGGGCGGCGGCTTCATCGAGGGTCCCCACGGCAAGATGCCGGTGCCGGGTCCCGCAACCGCGGAGATGCTGAAGGGCTTTCCCACGCTCGACACCGGCATCCGGCGCGAGCTGGTGACCCCGACCGGCGCGGCCATCCTGACGACGCTGGCCGCGGGGGCGGGGGCGATGCCGGCCATGCGGGTCACCGCGGTCGGCTACGGCGCCGGCACGATGGAGCTCGACACTCCGAACGTGCTGCGCCTCTTCGTGGGCGAGGCGGCGGTGACCGCGCCGGCCGAGACCATCGTCCAGGTCGAGACCACCATCGACGACATGTCGCCACAGCTCTACGAACCCCTCCTCGAGCGCCTGCTCGCCGCGGGCGCCCTCGACGCCTGGCTCACGCCGGTCATCATGAAGCGGAGCCGTCCCGGCATCGTGCTCACCGCGCTGTGCGAGCCCGGTCGGGTGACCGAGCTGTCCCGGGTGCTCTTCGAGGAGTCCTCGACCATCGGGGTGCGGTGGACCGCCTACCAGCGCGCCCGGCTCGACCGGGAGATGGTGCGTCTCGACACGATGTACGGGCCGGTGGACTTCAAGGTCTCCCGTCTGGAGGGTCGCGTGGTCACGGTGACACCCGAGTTCGAGGAGGTCCGACGCATCGCGCGCGACCGAGGCGTGGCGGTCCGCGAAGTCCTGGAGCAGGCCCGCATCGAAGGTCGCCGCCTCCTCGGCGGCACCCCTTGA
- a CDS encoding nucleotidyltransferase family protein, with translation MIAAVILAAGLSRRMGQAKLLMLLDGRAIVRHAVEAVLSGGVDSVWVVSGPAVEAIESALGGLEVQIVVNPAPEEGQAGSVRVGIGALPASADWALIALGDQPMLPPSIVPALLAARRTSDKPIVAPRYRDGQGNPVLFKRGIFPELLRLGGDQGARPIIQRDPTRIEWVDFDLAMPPDVDTPGDYEKIRATRRAGPPAG, from the coding sequence GTGATCGCGGCGGTCATCCTCGCCGCCGGCCTCTCGCGCCGCATGGGGCAGGCCAAGCTGCTCATGCTGCTGGACGGCCGGGCGATCGTCCGCCACGCGGTCGAGGCGGTGCTGAGCGGCGGCGTCGATTCGGTCTGGGTGGTGTCGGGGCCCGCGGTGGAGGCCATCGAGTCGGCCCTCGGCGGCCTCGAGGTGCAGATCGTGGTGAACCCGGCGCCGGAGGAGGGCCAGGCCGGCTCGGTCCGGGTCGGCATCGGCGCGCTGCCCGCGTCCGCCGACTGGGCCCTGATCGCGCTGGGCGACCAGCCGATGCTGCCGCCGTCGATCGTCCCGGCCTTGCTGGCCGCGCGACGCACCAGCGACAAGCCGATCGTGGCACCGCGGTATCGCGACGGACAGGGCAACCCGGTGCTGTTCAAGCGCGGAATCTTCCCCGAGCTGCTGCGTCTCGGGGGCGACCAGGGCGCCCGGCCGATCATCCAGCGGGACCCGACGCGGATCGAGTGGGTGGACTTCGACCTCGCCATGCCTCCGGACGTCGATACCCCGGGGGACTATGAGAAGATCCGGGCGACGCGTCGCGCCGGGCCGCCGGCCGGGTAG
- a CDS encoding (2Fe-2S)-binding protein — MTINGAPQSHDVEPRLLLVHYIREQAGLTGTHVGCDTSQCGACTVHVNGVAVKSCTLLAVQCEGAQVLTIEGLAKDGKLHPIQNGFWEKHGLQCGFCTPGMIMSAHQMLQRNPRPTEAQIRHDLEGNLCRCTGYHNIVKAIQYAAEQMAGK, encoded by the coding sequence ATGACGATCAACGGCGCCCCCCAGTCCCACGACGTGGAGCCCCGGCTCCTGCTCGTGCACTACATCCGGGAGCAGGCGGGTCTGACCGGCACGCACGTCGGCTGCGACACGAGCCAGTGCGGGGCGTGCACGGTGCACGTCAACGGCGTGGCCGTGAAGTCGTGCACGCTGCTCGCGGTGCAGTGCGAGGGCGCGCAGGTGCTCACCATCGAGGGCCTCGCCAAGGACGGCAAGCTGCATCCGATCCAGAACGGGTTCTGGGAGAAGCACGGGTTGCAGTGCGGCTTCTGCACGCCGGGCATGATCATGTCGGCGCACCAGATGCTGCAGCGCAACCCGCGACCCACCGAGGCGCAGATCCGCCACGACCTGGAAGGCAACCTGTGCCGCTGCACGGGGTACCACAACATCGTCAAGGCCATCCAGTACGCCGCCGAGCAGATGGCGGGGAAGTGA